One genomic window of Evansella cellulosilytica DSM 2522 includes the following:
- the phnC gene encoding phosphonate ABC transporter ATP-binding protein — MIEFKNVSLVYPNGTQGLKNINLKINDGEFVVVVGLSGAGKSTLIRSMNRLVTPTDGELFIDDENILAYNSRNLRKLRTEVGMIFQNYNLVKRSTVMKNVISGRLGYTGTLKSLLGIFSKEELSLAYQSLERVNIAEKVYQRADQLSGGQQQRVAIARVLTQQPKVVLADEPVASLDPPTSHQVMTYLRKINKEDNITTVVNLHFIDMAMEYADRIIGMRAGEVVFDGPASEVSESTFEEIYGRKIREDDLVGGQDDE; from the coding sequence ATGATCGAATTTAAAAATGTCTCACTCGTCTATCCGAACGGCACACAAGGGCTAAAAAACATAAACTTAAAAATAAACGATGGAGAATTTGTTGTAGTCGTTGGACTCTCTGGAGCTGGTAAATCTACACTTATTCGAAGTATGAACCGTCTAGTAACTCCTACAGACGGGGAACTGTTCATTGATGATGAAAATATCTTAGCATACAACTCGAGAAACTTAAGAAAACTTCGTACTGAAGTAGGAATGATCTTTCAAAATTATAATTTAGTAAAACGTTCAACAGTAATGAAAAATGTTATTTCTGGAAGACTTGGATACACAGGTACATTAAAAAGCTTGCTTGGTATTTTTTCAAAGGAAGAGCTTTCCCTCGCCTATCAGAGTTTAGAACGTGTAAACATAGCTGAAAAAGTTTACCAACGTGCCGACCAACTCAGTGGTGGTCAACAGCAGCGTGTAGCAATCGCTCGTGTTTTAACGCAACAGCCTAAGGTTGTATTAGCGGACGAGCCTGTAGCCAGCTTAGACCCACCTACTTCACACCAAGTAATGACATACTTGAGAAAAATCAATAAAGAAGACAACATTACTACTGTTGTTAATTTACACTTTATTGATATGGCAATGGAATATGCCGACCGCATTATCGGAATGCGTGCTGGTGAAGTTGTATTTGACGGGCCTGCTAGTGAAGTGAGCGAAAGTACATTCGAAGAAATTTACGGAAGAAAAATTCGAGAGGATGACCTTGTAGGGGGTCAAGACGATGAGTAG
- a CDS encoding phosphate/phosphite/phosphonate ABC transporter substrate-binding protein, whose product MKKLFSALLLSLATLSLAACGDEEEIIMGFVPSQDSANIADTVEPLAERLSEELGVKVTGQVMTNYSALVEAMGNDQVDIGFLPPFGYALATDRYDNVEVVLASVRHGSTTYQAQYVVRADSGIETFADLEGKAWAFPDLSSASGYLFPAAQLMNELGVEDVDSWVSDMIQAGSHDNALMEVLEGGADFATTFDDARDSIAGDYPEVYDELVILGYTDDIPNDTISVNTNTLSSELIEQLVAVFMSFNDDEEMITIMDEVYNWTGIAEAQDSTYDVVRMTYESLGIEVE is encoded by the coding sequence ATGAAAAAATTGTTTTCTGCATTACTATTATCTTTAGCTACACTTTCATTAGCGGCATGCGGTGACGAAGAAGAAATTATTATGGGGTTTGTTCCTTCTCAAGATTCTGCAAACATTGCAGACACAGTTGAGCCTCTTGCAGAGAGACTTTCAGAAGAGTTAGGTGTAAAAGTTACTGGACAAGTAATGACTAACTATTCGGCGTTAGTTGAAGCAATGGGAAATGATCAAGTTGATATCGGCTTCCTACCTCCATTCGGATATGCTTTAGCAACAGATCGTTATGATAATGTTGAAGTTGTCCTTGCGTCTGTACGTCACGGAAGTACTACTTATCAAGCACAGTATGTAGTTCGTGCTGACTCTGGAATTGAAACATTTGCAGACTTAGAAGGCAAAGCATGGGCATTCCCAGACTTATCTTCTGCTAGTGGTTATTTATTCCCTGCAGCTCAATTAATGAATGAGCTAGGTGTTGAAGATGTTGATAGCTGGGTAAGTGATATGATTCAAGCTGGTTCTCACGACAACGCATTAATGGAAGTTCTTGAAGGTGGAGCTGACTTTGCAACAACGTTTGACGATGCACGTGATTCTATTGCTGGAGATTATCCAGAAGTTTATGATGAGTTAGTTATTTTAGGCTATACTGATGATATTCCAAATGACACAATCAGTGTTAACACAAACACTTTATCTTCTGAACTTATTGAGCAACTTGTTGCAGTTTTCATGTCATTTAATGATGATGAAGAAATGATTACAATCATGGATGAAGTATACAACTGGACTGGAATTGCTGAAGCGCAAGATAGCACATACGATGTAGTTCGTATGACTTATGAAAGTTTAGGAATTGAAGTAGAATAA